The Triticum aestivum cultivar Chinese Spring chromosome 7B, IWGSC CS RefSeq v2.1, whole genome shotgun sequence genome window below encodes:
- the LOC123160145 gene encoding pentatricopeptide repeat-containing protein At1g73710, with translation MASAAPCPPAAGTTVTRASNSKPPTAGSHANLLPASTSSASRLHLPRLPPPPPLSCDNHAPVPATTSTVSRNPITATLHPSDDSLAAMSPREQTALLSRQRHWRRAHDLFDRVRALPGYAPNPVHYSVLLRHLARARRYPELRRVWLMMSQEDAIPPSNPAYAALADALAKAGSARESLLLLLHMRALGVAPDEISMNTFVRILKNSGRYMDALVLFNNWCIGRFDVEFLDLEYRAVDLHGPMKFLIDDVFHDKLDFAGALVIQEVPRKPKLVETYNTMIDLYGKAGRHKDAMDMFVDMLAYQVMPDICTFNIMIYGFGSCGSVKEAEVLLANMVVRGVTPDIRTYNVMMTLFASMGDAEGVLKYYHQIGRIGLCADAVSYRIVLQVLCERKLVREAEDVIEGIIKSGTSIHEQSMPVVMKMYIDQGLLDKANAFFERHCRGEEVSSKNFAAIMDAFADRCLWEEAEHIFHCDRGIGGKREIVEYNVMVKAYGLARKYDRVISLLENMKGCGISPDECTYNSLIQMFSAGGFPHRAKKLLHTMKDTGFKPVCDTYSAVMRAYSRNSLASEAIDLYSEMKASGVEPNVVVYGLLINMFAETGQVEKALHYGNLMEESGITPNHIVLTSVIKAYSKINCWKEAHGLYTRMRNMDGGPDIIASNTMLNLYAKLGMVIEAKAIFDNLRRNNQEDDVSYIIMMFLYKNMGLLNESIKIAHELDNSGLLSDCAAYNAVMACYVAKGNLRDCADLVQKMVEDNIFPDASTFQMIFSAVNKINISSEEVLQLESAYSDGRSSAKHAILAFLFSMAGMHAAALNVCEQLPKPELTIDPCAYNVAFKVYASCGEVDKAFSLFMRMHALGLKPDTVTCIDLSTCYGISGMSEGMRRISGLLAYRNSEFSKSLHKALVSYRETGSNDLTSQLVNK, from the coding sequence ATGGCTTCCGCTGCCCCCTGCCCTCCGGCCGCCGGCACCACCGTCACCAGAGCCAGCAACAGCAAGCCACCGACCGCCGGATCACACGCCAACCTCCTCCCCGCTTCTACCTCCTCCGCGTCCCGTCTTCACCTCCCCCGCCTGCCCCCGCCACCTCCCCTCTCGTGCGACAACCACGCCCCCgtccccgccaccacctccaccgtcTCCAGGAACCCCATCACCGCCACCCTCCACCCGTCCGATGACTCCCTCGCCGCCATGTCTCCGCGCGAGCAGACCGCCCTTCTCTCGCGGCAGCGCCACTGGCGACGCGCCCACGACCTGTTCGACCGCGTGCGCGCGCTCCCAGGCTACGCGCCCAACCCTGTCCACTACAGCGTGCTCCTCCGCCACCTTGCCCGCGCGCGCCGGTATCCcgagctccgccgcgtctggctcaTGATGTCCCAGGAAGACGCCATCCCGCCCTCCAATCCAGCCTACGCCGCGCTCGCCGATGCCCTCGCCAAGGCCGGTTCGGCACGGGAATCCCTCCTGCTTCTGCTGCACATGCGCGCACTGGGTGTTGCCCCCGACGAGATATCCATGAACACCTTCGTCCGTATCCTCAAGAACAGTGGCCGCTACATGGACGCGCTCGTCCTTTTCAATAACTGGTGCATTGGCAGGTTCGATGTTGAGTTTCTTGATCTTGAATATAGAGCGGTTGATTTACACGGACCAATGAAATTCTTGATAGACGACGTGTTTCATGATAAACTTGATTTTGCTGGTGCACTGGTCATTCAGGAAGTTCCTAGGAAGCCAAAGCTTGTGGAAACTTATAACACGATGATCGATCTTTATGGAAAGGCCGGGAGGCACAAGGATGCAATGGACATGTTTGTGGACATGCTGGCTTATCAGGTTATGCCAGACATATGTACGTTCAATATAATGATTTATGGATTTGGGTCATGTGGCAGCGTCAAGGAGGCAGAGGTGCTGCTAGCTAACATGGTCGTCAGGGGGGTCACTCCAGATATTAGGACATATAATGTGATGATGACGCTGTTTGCGTCAATGGGGGATGCGGAGGGAGTTTTGAAATACTACCATCAAATTGGGAGGATCGGGTTATGTGCTGATGCTGTGAGCTATAGGATTGTGCTACAGGTGCTATGTGAGAGGAAGTTGGTGCGTGAAGCAGAAGATGTGATAGAAGGAATTATCAAGTCTGGCACTAGCATTCATGAACAGTCCATGCCAGTTGTCATGAAGATGTATATTGATCAGGGATTGCTTGATAAGGCAAATGCATTCTTTGAAAGGCATTGCAGAGGCGAGGAGGTCTCATCCAAGAATTTTGCTGCCATCATGGATGCGTTTGCAGATAGGTGTCTTTGGGAAGAAGCCGAGCATATTTTCCACTGTGATAGAGGGATTGGGGGCAAGAGGGAGATAGTGGAATATAATGTGATGGTCAAGGCTTATGGTTTAGCAAGAAAGTATGATAGAGTCATTTCTCTACTTGAGAACATGAAGGGCTGTGGCATATCACCAGATGAGTGCACTTACAATTCCTTAATTCAGATGTTTTCTGCCGGTGGATTTCCACACAGAGCTAAGAAGCTCTTGCATACAATGAAGGACACAGGATTTAAACCGGTGTGTGACACATACTCTGCTGTTATGAGAGCTTATTCTCGCAATTCCTTGGCATCTGAAGCTATAGATCTGTACAGTGAAATGAAGGCCTCAGGTGTTGAACCAAATGTGGTTGTTTATGGTTTGCTGATTAATATGTTTGCGGAGACAGGACAAGTGGAGAAGGCACTGCACTATGGCAACTTGATGGAAGAATCTGGAATCACTCCAAACCATATTGTCTTAACTTCGGTTATCAAGGCCTACAGCAAGATCAATTGCTGGAAGGAAGCACATGGTTTGTATACAAGGATGAGGAACATGGATGGTGGCCCTGATATCATTGCCTCGAATACCATGCTAAACCTGTATGCAAAACTTGGGATGGTCATTGAGGCTAAGGCAATCTTTGACAATTTGAGGAGAAATAATCAGGAAGATGATGTTTCATACATTATCATGATGTTTCTCTACAAGAACATGGGCTTGCTTAATGAGTCCATTAAGATTGCTCATGAATTAGATAATTCAGGCTTACTATCTGACTGTGCTGCATACAATGCTGTTATGGCATGTTATGTGGCCAAGGGCAACTTGAGAGATTGTGCAGACCTGGTGCAAAAAATGGTGGAAGATAACATCTTTCCAGATGCGTCAACCTTTCAGATGATATTTTCTGCAGTGAATAAAATTAATATTTCATCAGAGGAAGTTTTGCAGTTAGAATCAGCATACAGTGATGGCAGGAGTTCTGCCAAGCATGCTATACTTGCATTCTTGTTTTCCATGGCCGGCATGCATGCTGCTGCATTAAATGTCTGTGAGCAACTTCCAAAGCCTGAGTTGACAATTGATCCATGTGCATACAATGTTGCCTTCAAGGTGTATGCTTCCTGTGGGGAGGTGGATAAAGCTTTCAGTTTGTTCATGCGGATGCATGCTTTAGGGCTAAAACCAGACACTGTTACTTGCATTGATTTGTCAACTTGTTATGGGATATCTGGAATGTCAGAAGGCATGAGAAGGATAAGTGGTCTTCTTGCATACAGAAACAGTGAGTTTAGTAAGTCTTTACATAAAGCACTGGTTTCCTATAGAGAAACTGGAAGCAATGATCTTACTTCTCAGTTAGTCAACAAATGA